GCAGTGTAGTGTGGGCCTTAGCCTACCACAGCCGGCTTTAACGCAAGCAAAGTGTCTAAAAACAGAAGTGGATGTAAGTCTTTCACATTGCATGTAACCAAGACAACTGACGAGCAGCGGACTGACAATGGGAGCCAACAACAGCACCCGCCGCGTGTCGTTTGAGTCAGACGAGAACGAGAATATAACAGTGGTGAAGGGCATACGGGTAGGTGGAAGGATACAAACTTGCTTAAACAGGTGTTACATGACATCTTAATTCAATATCAGGTGATTCAAGAGTAAATTAGGCTGTGAATATGATGCTGTGCTAGCTAAAGTGCTACATAGCCTCACTAAAAGTAACTAAGCTACATGAGCAGCCTGGAAACTTTCATTCATTGTGAATGCTATTGTATGCTAACCTGAAGTAGGTAAGTTTAAAGTTAAAACAGTGTTTAGCTAGTAGCCCCTGCAGTGGCTATTAGATAAACACAGTTAACCTTTTAATGTCACTTTGGGAATGTTGACATCACCAACCTTGTGCACTGCTGTCTGCCACCAATTCATGAATGAGACCGACTCTTATGACATAACCTGCCGCTGTATCTTGGTTGTAGATAATGTTACTATGTAGGGTTTTCACATAAAGGTGGAAACATGTGCATGGTGTTAATGTAGAAATGGAGTGACTGCCAGTATCTGTTATTAGAGAGCTGTCACAAGTTCTTTAATGCCGCCGTCAGCTGATGTTAAAAATAGATTGAGAGGCTTTAGCCGATCAGATTAGACTTTAGTTGGCATGACTCTGTCTATTATTACTCACTGATAACCCAACATGGCAAGGCTATTGTTGCCTCTCTCCAAGGTGTAACACTGTTTATGCCTTTGCTGTAATGTTGATCTAAGCCGGAAAGATTCCCCTCTTAAACATGGCACGTAGCTTTCCATACCTACACAACTACTGCCTAACTTATACTAGGAAACTGTTCTCTTGCTGATAGTTGGATTAGAAGATTGATGTCATTCACACAGCAGTCTATCTAGTCTGATAGGGTATGGATAGCTGTGCAGAATAAATGAAAGAGATCAAACTGCatgctttattaaaaaaaaaaaaatcgacctACAGTGACCTCTACAACACATTAACATATTGTGTCTGTTCAGTCTGTACACAAAGATAAATGTATAAACAAAGGGTGCTTTATTGGGAGGTTATATGCTCTAACTATTTGTACTGAGATCCAATAGTttcaccctctgaacccaaaccAGCTTCTGGGAGTTTTtatctcctgtcacatttttactcactagtCCTACACCtatatggaaacagcacagctgaGGCTAGACAtagcaaaaatgttttctgtgcagtatgacacaattattatatcttttttttgttaaaaaaaaaaaaaaagtaaaatttttcTGATTACTTGTGTtatgaaatttgaaaaaaaaaaacaaaacataaatgtatatttacaatatttttttaagggCCCATACtattactgtgaaaaactgGTGACTGTatatgctatagatattttactagcattttaattattttcttttaatttgttgttCTGTACAACctgcacagtctgcagttcatttCTGTTCATCCAAAaagtcttttcatttttttcttatatgactattggtcacagctgagtcattaatgaCAGAAGAATTTATAGTTTCTTGGAGGGGGAGAATCTGTTtgcaacaaacacattttttgagacatgtagaataaagtcattttgaggAAATATTGCAAAGTTAAGCCCCCCCCCGAAACTGTATGTTGCAGGTAACTCATTGAAGAACTGTCCGTAAAGCTGGAAATCtgttgactttttgtttttacaatatttattttttttctctctctctcttttatatTAATCTCTTTTAAAATGACTACATGCTTTTTGAAACCAACTCCCCATCCCACTAAAACTTTTCCTCCACTCTCCTTTGCAGCTTTCCGAGAATGTCATCAAGCGCATGAGGGAACCCGCAGATCctccacaaaaacaacatcatgCTCCCACTCCACCGCCATCCACGGCACCTCCCCTAGCTCCTTCTCTCCTCCGGCCAGTGCCTCCCCTCTTTGACCCGATCACCTCCTtgcctcctccccctcctcttgtAGAACCTGTTACaccttcagctcctcctcctccagttccATCTGCCACAGAGACTGTGGCTgcatctccacctcctcctcctcctcctcctgcagaacAGGTAGCAGCACCCACCATGGTTGACATGGTGCTCCCTACTCCATCTCCCCCAGCTACtgctaatgctgctgctgctgctcctgctttTGAGCCTGTAGCggcacctcctcctcctctccctgctGCTGTCGAGACGGTAATTTTCccatcctctctccctcctccccctgCTTCTGCTCCCGCTGATCCCATGATTCCCACTCCCTGCCCTGCTCCAGCTGTGGTTGAAGCTCCTCCCCTTGCAATCAAACCATCACCTCCTCCCTTAAATCAACCCATTGCTTTTGCTCCTCCAATAATCGAACCCATCGCTCCTCCTCACGTGATTGAACCTGTTGCTTCTTCATCTGTTGCTGAAATCATACCACCTCCTGTCAAGATTGAGGCCATCAGCGCTCCCCCGCTTCCCCAATCAGAACCCCTGTCTTCCCCTCCTGTTTTTGAGTCTGTCACCATCTTGCCACCACCCCTCTCACCTTCAGGGGACACATTGTCCTCTCAGCCTGCTGAGCCATTCGCTGCACCTCCCCTTCCTGAATTTACTGCTCCTTGTGAACCAGTTGCACCTCCTCCTCAGCCCACAGTGGAACCAGTATCACCTGCTCCAGTCCCCGAGCCAGTGGCGGTACCTCAGGCCAGTCCAGTCCCACCACCCACTGCCGCACCAGGTGAGTTGTTTTCCAGGTTACAGGACATTTGTGTTGGTAGCACCCTTCATGGATGGAAGCAGGTAAAGGATCTTGCTTAACTGTAATTGCTGTATGAAGCATGTTGTTCAGTAATGTGATGTTGATTGAGATTGTATCATGACCGGCTGTTGTTTAGGGGTGGCTTAATTAAAACTGAGAAACAGAGGAGCTGGCCAAGAACCCACTTTGCATGTAGAAGTTGAGAATGAAGTAGCTGCATCAGGAATTGAACTGAAACCTCTCATAGCTAAGTACCTGGGAGACCAGAAACACTCTCCATCTCAGAATTTATAGTTTCTGCTGTTGTGATTTTCGACCTTGCAAGCAGCCGAGCAAACCTGCGTCCTTTTCCTTCAAACCAAAGGCAAGAGTGAATGCTCatttataaaaaacaaagtaataCATTGTTCTGAGTAATGGCTCATTTTATCCTGAAATGTATGGGCCATTTTTCGGTAGCATGGTTAATTAGAAGGCAAAGGTTACGTGGGACTGAACTGTCCAAGGATTTATTTTAAGTCCCGCTACATTGAATCTTAATGATGTTTATTGCGTGGGTGTTTACTGTAAGCCACCTTAAGCTTTTTGTCTCCAACTTTTCATGTGGGTTGTGATTAgtcttaattttaaaaatgggcCTCACAGTAGCAACGGTCATATTATGATGCATTGCCGTCTCCTAACTGTTAATGAAATGATTAATTCTTCCTTGTAATAGTGTTAATAAATTGATGCTGTAATTAGCGGCCCTCCGTTCTGCCTCGTCACTGCGGAGCTGAAGCTGTCATGATAACCCTATTTCTTTCTGCCCTTTGTAAGGATGCTGAAAGTGGTAAAGTTAGAGTTGAATGTAGCctctattattttcttttaaaatgtattatttattttattgtttttcttctggatatgtttactttttcctttttttgagcattttcctttcatttaaGAGAATTTTGTCCAATAAAGGATCACTCATCGTGAACCGTAAGggacaaaaacagaattatcTCCTGTATCTACAGCTCCCTGCTACTCTGTAGGGATTTATAACATCTTTCAggtctttgttttggttttctggcacacagatttactgtttttgccACAATAGGCAGCTGCTATTAGAACAAAAGGTCTAAAAACCCATTATAAACTATCTGTCCAGCAACAGCAGAGAACAAACGCATTTTGCGACTAATTGGTGAACGTAGTGGTCAATTTAGTCCTGTTAAACTCAGATGTTTCTCTCAGGAGTTGGTAGAGATCAACAACTGACCTAAAGGACAGTGAGTATTGAACTTCGATTCTTTAGTTGAcctaaaatgacttcaaatgaaTACTAATGTGGCTTTGTATATTCTGATTGTGTTAAAGGGTAACTGTTTGCTAACACACTTGCTCTGATAACTTGGTAAAGTGACACTATGGCTCATTTCAGATGTACATGCCTTCTCATTAATCTGACGGCATCTCAATGTGTCACCTGGTCTCTTTCTGTAAATTTACCCAAGCAACATATTTAAGTTGTTTGTAagagtctttatttttgaattcattaaatacctgcagcatcacacagcagcaggctCCATATGTGTGTCTCCAAAGCAAGAGAGTTGCTTGCATGAACACATAGAAAACCAAAAGTAACTTTAGTAATTACTTTGAACTATAAAGTACCCCTGTCATGGAGACAggatctgtctttttttttccagcatgtCACACTGTCCTTTTCTTCACATGGTCATAGTTGTTAAGCTGCAGCCAAAAAGTTGTTTGAAAGtcaattttgtcttttatctgtAAGTGCATTATTATGCATTTTGTCACTTAATGTAGTGTCCAGTCTCACATGACATATCTCCTACCTCTCTTGAATCAATTTAGTGAGtatgtctggaaaaaaaatgtgaggaACATTAACGTAAAAGTGACTTATCTTTGACTCATACAATGCAGCCACTTCAACCGATGGATGAAGCCAGCAATGTAACGTGTTCTATGTCTGTACAGGGCTTATGTTGAGTCTATCAGTGTTGGGTTTTCAGCTTGTTTTCACTGCCTCACAACCTTGCAAAAAATCAAACTACCCTGATAACGAGTTAATTGAGTGGTACTCAATAATGCGTATGTGCTGagtcacacaaagacaaactctCTCAAAATAAAGTTTTAGCCGTATTGTCTCACTAATGCGGGCACGTGTCCCTTATCCCTTGACATATCCGGCAGAGGACATTTGAATGTTACCTGTTCATTACACAGTACAGAAGAGGCCGTAGGTGCATGTTCTTCAGAGGGTGGCATCCAGGGTGTGGGCAGGCTCCCCCATCCTTGACTGTGCTCAATCAGTAAGGTAATTAAAAAAGGCCAACTTATGCCACGCCACACTGACTCCAGTGATTAAAACGACACCTCCGCAGTTTCACACAACAAACCTCCAGGCCTCATTAAGAGAAGGAGGTGGTGGGCGTGcgtgttaaatatttatttggcCATGGGGGCTTTAATGGTATGACACAGGAGTTTGTGTGCGCCcctttgccttttttgtttgaACATATAAGTAACACTATTGGACAATGTCAGGGCACTTCTCCATGCTGATTACTGGCTGTCAGGCTCAGGGAGGGGTAACTGCTGGTCAATTACAGAGCTTGACATGATAAAACTAAATGAACTATAGCTGAAAGCAGCCCAGATGTTAGCGTTAGGAGCTGAAGTAGAAGACTGAATGAGGATCATGGTGCACACAGAATTCTATTTTCCCGTACTGGTGATTgggaaagaaaattaaattaaactacTTCATGTATGTTTAACAAAAACACTTTCTGAATTTAAGTCGGAGGCCACAATATCAACAGAGTTTaatttgtcttcatgttgaatAAAGTTCTCACTCCATTGTTTGGGCTAATTAGTTCTCAGATTAAATGATAAATACAATaagtcatttcattttgcaaCAGGCGTGGAGTGCACTGAGTGTCATTCTTATTAGAATCTGCCTGCTGCTTTCACTGCCAAACACAATGTTCATGAAAAATCACAAGTCTACTCACATATTTTCTCTTAAAGTGGCCAGCTATGCATGCAACTCCTAAAGTATTTGATAAAGTTGccttgctgctgtgtgtttttaccCCTTTTTGTTGCTCTTTCAGTCTAGAAACACTGATACAAAGTTTGATTCAAGGCAAAGGTCTTTAGGGACCTTGAGTGTGCAGTATATCTGCAGTGTTTGGGAGAGTGAGTACGTGTTTGCATTGgctgcatttttaatgttgctaCACACTCACCATCACAGTTTCCATTTATCTGCAAGTATGTACCTGACTCCTGCCAGACACTGCCGCTTATACTTGTCATGCAGCCATAATGCATGTTGACATTTGCCAAGGTATTTTGAATATGCTCTCCTTGCAAGGTCACCTCACAGCTTAAGTAAGATACCAAGTTTTAAAAGTATtataaaagagaggaaaaaacatcaaCTCGGATGATTGATCAAGCACGTTCTTTTTAAggaatagtaaaaaaaaaaaaaaagaaaaaaaatagtatgatgaatgtgaatgtgaatcTCGTTAGAAATGTTGCAAAGTTCAGCCCAATCCTCAAAGGGTATGACCTTAATGAGGCGGACATTGATTATGTGTGTCCACGAGAGTTGGGTATCGAGTGAGGCTCTCAGCAGGTCGGCTGTCTCTAAATCGTGGCCTGAGTCAGTATGTGTGCTGATTACACCACAGTCAAGGTTGAACCTCCTACACCTTCTCCAATGTGCTATAAATATTCATATGCCAGAGCCCACACACTGCTCTGGACTAATAGCCTGCTTAAAGATGTCTCCCAGGTGCAGCAGAGAGAATGGGAAAATGAGAGAGACAAAGGAAAACAATGGGAGAAATGGGGGTgactaagtgtgtgtgtgcataaatgTGAATGTCAAACTCGTGAAGTGTATCTCTCGCCTTTAGAAacttttcctgttgttttgtgAAAATGATCAGTTCACGCATGTTCCAACACATGAGATTGAACAGGGAAGAGAGTGAATAATAGAGAAAATCAGATGGTCAGAATGTCACCTGCCTGCCAGGCCTGGAAGCCTGCTCTTGGCACTTTTCCCTTCCTTTTTTCCCTATTTGTACATAGTGGAAGATGTGTGGTGACTCGACTAAGCGCAAGGTAGAAACGTGAGGAAGTGGTAATGTTACAGATTATGCCCTCCGTGCGGGTCCTGGGGttaatgaaacttctgatgagAAACGCAATTTGCCTTCGTCTATTATCTCCACTGCCAATAGCCTGTGCTCCATCGCCTCGCCTCCTCCTCTGTGGGTTTTTCCACAGGGTTTAGTGATTGGTGGAAAAGGGAAGGAGGGGGACACGTCTAAAAAGATGATgagtttttaatctttttaacatttacatgTCCTACTCAGGATTGACACAGGCTCTGTCGATCTGGAATTGTCTCTGACCCTAACCAGCCTCCCTCAAGGACCCCAGACAGTGTTTATCATATCAGAACCTGTTCTCCCACTGACCCTGCGGGCCCGCTAGCAATCTGAAGCCTCTCTCTGCATGGCTGGAGAGGATGTGGTGATAAATGAGGAGTTGCTTAAGCTTGCCTGAACTTGGaggactttttaaattttacttttcaCAGCGTACTACTAGAGGGTATATATTTTCAATGTAAGCGTGAGATATTTTAAAGGGCAGTTGATGCTGAAATGGCAGCCTTACCTTTAAAGTTCATAATGACAGGAGTTGAGTTCCCAGCATGTTCATCTAGTCTAGAGATTTTCGGAACAATATTATGTAATTGGAAAATTTTCAACAAAACATTCTGtactgttgtttatttgttttataaaggtaaaaaatgcataaagaaAGACTTGATATTTATGGATCCAGCCAAGGTTGGGCAATATTGCTATAGAAAATTTAATATTACTATATTCTTGACCTCATGTCTGCTTACTTGAGCCTTCACTATACCACCTTCTGGATACACACACGTGTAACTGCAAACACTATGGATGCCAAGTTGATATTAAACTACTTTCTAGTCATCTTGGAGGACTCTGTTCCATACATGTGCAGTAGATTAGTACCTGCATATGTCACATATGTGCACTACCGTCCTTGGAGCATAACTGTAGACTCTTTGTATATTCACAAATGCAGAAAGTCTAAGGGAATACAAGGCCGATTGCTGCTTTCAGAAGATATGATGAAACAGTAGCAACTAGCAAAGACAGCATAGACTAGGTTAATATCAAAGTACAGggaatttttatttacttcaaaaCTGTCTTGTATGTTCAGAAAATTCCTGAAACTATTCGTTGAAGCTGTATATTGTACTATTTTTTAGTACTTCTCCAGAGGATATGTGACTCTTTAAGTATAATTATCtattatgtgcaatatttcagtgCTTTTCCAAAAGAAACAACTGCTTTCTGCtgctaaaaacacacactgtaaatgcaAACCCTAACAGTGAACTTGTAATACCCAAGTTGTAAGCTAAAGGATGCTAAAACACTCTATAGACATGAGGGGAACAGCAGAGTCAGATAAAAATTCTCTGGTTTCATCACCTTGAGTGACACGTTTGGTTCATTGTTGCCATGTAAATATTCAGTAGATCACCTTCAAGCTGCTGTATGTGTACCATGATGTCTATAATATGCAGAGCCAAAGGTGACCGATTTTGTGGTCCTCTTTCTTTTCAATATAACAGTAATATAAGTCAGACTAGTTAGCTAGAATGACATCACAGTAAATGAGATATTGATCAGATATATTAATAT
This is a stretch of genomic DNA from Amphiprion ocellaris isolate individual 3 ecotype Okinawa chromosome 21, ASM2253959v1, whole genome shotgun sequence. It encodes these proteins:
- the chchd3a gene encoding coiled-coil-helix-coiled-coil-helix domain containing 3a isoform X1, with translation MGANNSTRRVSFESDENENITVVKGIRLSENVIKRMREPADPPQKQHHAPTPPPSTAPPLAPSLLRPVPPLFDPITSLPPPPPLVEPVTPSAPPPPVPSATETVAASPPPPPPPPAEQVAAPTMVDMVLPTPSPPATANAAAAAPAFEPVAAPPPPLPAAVETVIFPSSLPPPPASAPADPMIPTPCPAPAVVEAPPLAIKPSPPPLNQPIAFAPPIIEPIAPPHVIEPVASSSVAEIIPPPVKIEAISAPPLPQSEPLSSPPVFESVTILPPPLSPSGDTLSSQPAEPFAAPPLPEFTAPCEPVAPPPQPTVEPVSPAPVPEPVAVPQASPVPPPTAAPVDEEALRKKITDELYKGLEQDRAKAEQELQAWLEGEKARASAQAQAEANSQVQDEVSRILSLERAVGQESLQQAVIRERIATEDQRLRAQLFEIGRKAKQLEAREADLKKQDAFYREQVARLEERSAQFYKVTTDNYHTAADQVNAKFRRYEMYPVCADLQGQILTCYKENVGKTLNCSNIAAQYLACVNDTKQNDKYLHRPSWTDNVTS
- the chchd3a gene encoding coiled-coil-helix-coiled-coil-helix domain containing 3a isoform X4, coding for MGANNSTRRVSFESDENENITVVKGIRLSENVIKRMREPADPPQKQHHAPTPPPSTAPPLAPSLLRPVPPLFDPITSLPPPPPLVEPVTPSAPPPPVPSATETVAASPPPPPPPPAEQVAAPTMVDMVLPTPSPPATANAAAAAPAFEPVAAPPPPLPAAVETVIFPSSLPPPPASAPADPMIPTPCPAPAVVEAPPLAIKPSPPPLNQPIAFAPPIIEPIAPPHVIEPVASSSVAEIIPPPVKIEAISAPPLPQSEPLSSPPVFESVTILPPPLSPSGDTLSSQPAEPFAAPPLPEFTAPCEPVAPPPQPTVEPVSPAPVPEPVAVPQASPVPPPTAAPVDEEALRKKITDELYKGLEQDRAKAEQELQAWLEGEKARASAQAQAEANSQVQDEVSRILSLERAVGQESLQQAVIRERIATEDQRLRAQLFAKQLEAREADLKKQDAFYREQVARLEERSAQFYKVTTDNYHTAADQVNAKFRRYEMYPVCADLQGQILTCYKENVGKTLNCSNIAAQYLACVNDTKQNKLRTGG
- the chchd3a gene encoding coiled-coil-helix-coiled-coil-helix domain containing 3a isoform X2 — its product is MGANNSTRRVSFESDENENITVVKGIRLSENVIKRMREPADPPQKQHHAPTPPPSTAPPLAPSLLRPVPPLFDPITSLPPPPPLVEPVTPSAPPPPVPSATETVAASPPPPPPPPAEQVAAPTMVDMVLPTPSPPATANAAAAAPAFEPVAAPPPPLPAAVETVIFPSSLPPPPASAPADPMIPTPCPAPAVVEAPPLAIKPSPPPLNQPIAFAPPIIEPIAPPHVIEPVASSSVAEIIPPPVKIEAISAPPLPQSEPLSSPPVFESVTILPPPLSPSGDTLSSQPAEPFAAPPLPEFTAPCEPVAPPPQPTVEPVSPAPVPEPVAVPQASPVPPPTAAPVDEEALRKKITDELYKGLEQDRAKAEQELQAWLEGEKARASAQAQAEANSQVQDEVSRILSLERAVGQESLQQAVIRERIATEDQRLRAQLFAKQLEAREADLKKQDAFYREQVARLEERSAQFYKVTTDNYHTAADQVNAKFRRYEMYPVCADLQGQILTCYKENVGKTLNCSNIAAQYLACVNDTKQNDKYLHRPSWTDNVTS
- the chchd3a gene encoding coiled-coil-helix-coiled-coil-helix domain containing 3a isoform X3 is translated as MGANNSTRRVSFESDENENITVVKGIRLSENVIKRMREPADPPQKQHHAPTPPPSTAPPLAPSLLRPVPPLFDPITSLPPPPPLVEPVTPSAPPPPVPSATETVAASPPPPPPPPAEQVAAPTMVDMVLPTPSPPATANAAAAAPAFEPVAAPPPPLPAAVETVIFPSSLPPPPASAPADPMIPTPCPAPAVVEAPPLAIKPSPPPLNQPIAFAPPIIEPIAPPHVIEPVASSSVAEIIPPPVKIEAISAPPLPQSEPLSSPPVFESVTILPPPLSPSGDTLSSQPAEPFAAPPLPEFTAPCEPVAPPPQPTVEPVSPAPVPEPVAVPQASPVPPPTAAPVDEEALRKKITDELYKGLEQDRAKAEQELQAWLEGEKARASAQAQAEANSQVQDEVSRILSLERAVGQESLQQAVIRERIATEDQRLRAQLFEIGRKAKQLEAREADLKKQDAFYREQVARLEERSAQFYKVTTDNYHTAADQVNAKFRRYEMYPVCADLQGQILTCYKENVGKTLNCSNIAAQYLACVNDTKQNKLRTGG